Genomic window (Methanotorris formicicus Mc-S-70):
ATTTTTCAATTTTTTTGCAATTTTTAGAACTATATCATGCCCTTTCATGGAATTTTCCCCACCAATAAATGCGATATACTTTTGATTCTCTTTTTTGATTTTAGTTCTATCCAATTTTGAGTGATCAATTTTCGGGTATTTAACTTCCGAATCTAAGTTAAATTTCCTCTTTAATAATTGTTGGATGTATTTAGAATTTGATATTATTTTATAAGCATTTCTTAAAGCAACTTCATTCTTACTCATATAATAGTATATAGCAGGAAATTCAATTATTGATTTAAATATCTTGAGTACTTTCCTTAATCCAACTTCATAATTACGAAATTCATTTAAATTTAGTTCGTCCCTTAGATAATATATATATTTAATATTATTTTTAATACAAAATTCTGTAATTATTGGTGTCATTAAATTTTGGGTAATTGCGATAGACTCTTTTAACTCTTCTTTATGTTTTTCCAATGTTGATAAAACATACTCTCTGTTTAAAATTAGTGTATAAAATCTGGAATATTTTGAGAGAGAAACTCTCAATCCATAGTTTTTACCCTTAATGCCATCTATTATAAAGTCCCCTTTGGGATAAAATTCATCAAAACATATGACAAAAATATGATAACCTTTCTTTTCATATTCTTTTAACTCATATAGAATAGATTTTTCAGCACCTCCAGGAAAGGATGGAAAATACCAAGTTATTAAACACATCTTTTTCATTTTTTCACCGCAATAACTAAAATTGAAGGTCCTTTTCCTCTTTTAAATCTTAAATCATCAATAAATTTAAAAGGTTTCCATAAAATATTAGACACTTTAAAAACAATCTCATCAATACCAACGAACTCTTTCCCACTTGCGGTGCTTTTATTTCTTAACTCACCCCTTATGTTCTCCCTGATTTTCAATAATTTTTCCCTTCCGACAATATACTTTAGACCATAAAATAGAAATTGCTTTGATGATAGATAAAGGTGAAAAAGCAAATTTCCAGCAGAATCACCTTTATAAGTCTCTAAATAAATAACTTCAAACCCATGTTTTTCTAACATATTTTCAATGGTTTTCGGGGAGTAATAAAAGAGATGGGCAGGTGGAGATAACCACTCCCAATATCCACCACACAACTTAAATTCATAGGAACTAATATTTGGTAGGGTAAGAACTAAAAATCCTCCTTTCTTTAAAACTTTGTTAATATTCTTTAAGATTTCATTTTGATTGGTCAGATGTTCTAAAACATCCAATAACACAACTACATCAAAAAACTCTTCTTTGTTTGCATACTCAGATTGTAAAAAATCACAATTTTCAATCTCAATACCAAAATATCTTTTGGTATTTTCACATGCTTCTTTCGAAATTTCTACTCCATAAGGAATAAATCCTCTTTTTTTAACTTCATTTAAGAAAAATCCATGCGATGCACCTATTTCTAAAATTTTAGAATTTTTCTTAACTCCAAATTTCTCTAATAAGTTTAAAATCTTTTCTGCTTTTTTTATAATCTTTAATCTCTGATACTCTGGCACTGAATATTCGAAATTATAATATTCTTTTAATTCCCCATCTGTTGGTAGTGGATTTATAAACATCAATCCACAATTTTTACATTCAACTAAATTGTAATATTTATTTAAATCATCCTTTTTTAGGATTAATTTAAAGTCTTTTTTTCCACATAATGGACATTCTATTTGTTCATCCATTTTCTCACCTTTTTAGTAGAATTTTCCCCCTTCAAAAAATTTGTAAATTTTATTTTTTACATCCTCAACCGGTATGGTTTTTAAACCCTCAACATCTTTATCAACATACTCATATTCGTAATTATAGAACTTCTTTAGGGGTTTGTAATCATTATACCATAAATAATCATAAATTCCATATTTCTTAAAGTTTTTTGGTAATCTATAAATTGGGTTTACTGGACCAAATAACGCCAAAGTAGGCGTTCTCATTAAAAAAGCAAAGTGCATTGGACCGCTGTCTGAGGTTATAAATAAGTCGGCAAATTTTAAAAAATATATTGCCTCTTTAATGTTGAACTTTCCAGCAACATCTTCAACAAAAATATTTTTTTCTTTTAGTTTATTTTTGATATAATTAACTGTCTCAACAGCATCAGGCCCCCCATACAAAATGATGTTAAAGTCTTTATAAATTTCTTCAATTAATTTGACATAATTGTCTCTATCCCACATTCTTGTTTTCCATAAAACAAAAGGATTGATTACAACTGTTTTTTTGTTTTTATCTAATTTTAAATTATTTAATATTTTTTCAACATTTCTCTTTACATCTTCAGAGAAATCAACTGTTATTAGTTCTTCCTCTAAATCCCCTATACCCAAACTCTCTGCAATTTTAAGAGCCATATTCCAATAATGTTCATTTTTTGTGAATCCTAATCCTTTCTTTTTTACTTTAAAGTTAGATAAAATCTCCCAACCACCTAAATAACCTAATTTATACTTTGGATTTAGAATCTCTAAATAAAATGTTTGATTTATTCCCCTATTCATTATAATTCCCAAGTCATATCTCTCATTTTTCAATTTATAAAACTCTTTCATTAAATCAAAAATCCCTCCCTTTAGAACAATTATCCTATCCAATTCATCAACTTTGTCAAAAATATCTTTATCAGTAATTAGATGAATTTCTGCATTGGGAAAATGTTTCTTAAGTGTTTTTATAAATGGCGTGTCCATTATTAAATCCCCAAATCCCATTGGCTTTGTGCATATCAATGCAATTTTTTTGAATCCTTTTTGATAATCTACACTTTTCTTTGGAAAATACTTATATCTAATATAAAAAGGAAATTCCAATGTTTTAACAACAACGTATTTGATGTAATTTTTTAGGTGTTTTAATATTAGTTTATCCATCTCTCCCACCATTTTGTAAATAAAAACAACCTAATCTTATAGATATTATGAAGTTTATTATTTCCTACTAAGGCGTCATTCTTATAAAATTCAACTAAATCCTTAAAATTTAATTCCTCCAATATTCTTATCCCATCATCTAAAATATTTTTATACTTTCTTTTTAGAATCCACTTATCCAACGGTGGTTCAAATCCTCCTTTCCCCCTATTTAAAATCTCTTCTGGCAGAATATCTTTAACAATCTCTCTCATTAATTTTTTTGTTTTAAAAAAATCAACCTTCCATTCGTTAGGAATTTTTTGGCTGAACTCTGCAAATCTATAATCTAAAAATGGACTTCTAACCTCTAAGGCATTTGCCATCGATGCCCTATCAACCTTAACCAAAAAATTATCCGATAGAGTTCTAAATAACAAATCAAAAACCCTAATTGACTCAGGTAAATTATTATTTGTTTTATTTAAGGAGTATTTTAAGTGTTCCTCCACCCATATTTTACCCCTATTGGAGATCATAAATTTCCCATCAAATAATTTAGAGTAAAATTTCTCATTATTTTCAATTAAAGATAAATTAATCGCTTCTCTAATTAAAAATAAAGTGTAATTTTTCAGTAAATTGTTATTGAGGATTTTTAAAAGTAACATTCTAACAAACTTGGGGATTTTTTTTAAGTATTCTATCCTTTTGCTAATCAAATGAAACCTATATCCGCCAAAAACTTCATCTCCTCCATCCCCACTCAAAACAACAGTAACAAATTCTCTTGCCATTTCAGAAACTTTATAAGTAGGAAATCCACTATAATCTCCAAAAGGTTCATCATAAATCCAGATATATTTATCAATTAGTTTCTCAAAATCTTCTTCCTTAAAATAATAATGGTGATGGTTTGTTTTAAAATAATCAACAACTATCTTAATATATGGTGTTTCATCATACTTCCCCTCAAAACCAATAGAGAAAGTATGTAACTTACTTAAATCAGTGAAATCTCTCATAATCCCAACAACCGTACTTGAATCTAACCCCCCACTTAAAAACGCTCC
Coding sequences:
- a CDS encoding glycosyltransferase family 4 protein, whose protein sequence is MKKMCLITWYFPSFPGGAEKSILYELKEYEKKGYHIFVICFDEFYPKGDFIIDGIKGKNYGLRVSLSKYSRFYTLILNREYVLSTLEKHKEELKESIAITQNLMTPIITEFCIKNNIKYIYYLRDELNLNEFRNYEVGLRKVLKIFKSIIEFPAIYYYMSKNEVALRNAYKIISNSKYIQQLLKRKFNLDSEVKYPKIDHSKLDRTKIKKENQKYIAFIGGENSMKGHDIVLKIAKKLKNEEFLIVGPYKKPFKKENILFVPYQKDVMEIYKVSKLILVPSRWNEAFGRVVLEANYLGIPAITSNRGGLPEANKNKDYIVNDLENIDEWVEKIEYALNSDIFLKED
- a CDS encoding class I SAM-dependent methyltransferase; this encodes MDEQIECPLCGKKDFKLILKKDDLNKYYNLVECKNCGLMFINPLPTDGELKEYYNFEYSVPEYQRLKIIKKAEKILNLLEKFGVKKNSKILEIGASHGFFLNEVKKRGFIPYGVEISKEACENTKRYFGIEIENCDFLQSEYANKEEFFDVVVLLDVLEHLTNQNEILKNINKVLKKGGFLVLTLPNISSYEFKLCGGYWEWLSPPAHLFYYSPKTIENMLEKHGFEVIYLETYKGDSAGNLLFHLYLSSKQFLFYGLKYIVGREKLLKIRENIRGELRNKSTASGKEFVGIDEIVFKVSNILWKPFKFIDDLRFKRGKGPSILVIAVKK
- the asnB gene encoding asparagine synthase (glutamine-hydrolyzing), producing MCGINGIVRFDRGILKEEIDGMNNAIRHRGPDDEGVFILNSKNYSIGLGHVRLAILDLSEKGHQPMGYNIEEDKITYRDEELDNADIIIVYNGEVYNYLELKEKFNLKTETGTDTEVILKLYDKLGFDCVKEFNGMWAFCIFDKQKNLIFCSRDRLGIKPLYYYWDGEEFIFSSELKGILAVKKINKKENINKEAVELYFALGFIPSPYSIYKNIFKLEARQNLIFDLNKKEIKKFCYWELPDYKPIYDKNKLIEEGKKLLYDAVKIRMRSDVPVGAFLSGGLDSSTVVGIMRDFTDLSKLHTFSIGFEGKYDETPYIKIVVDYFKTNHHHYYFKEEDFEKLIDKYIWIYDEPFGDYSGFPTYKVSEMAREFVTVVLSGDGGDEVFGGYRFHLISKRIEYLKKIPKFVRMLLLKILNNNLLKNYTLFLIREAINLSLIENNEKFYSKLFDGKFMISNRGKIWVEEHLKYSLNKTNNNLPESIRVFDLLFRTLSDNFLVKVDRASMANALEVRSPFLDYRFAEFSQKIPNEWKVDFFKTKKLMREIVKDILPEEILNRGKGGFEPPLDKWILKRKYKNILDDGIRILEELNFKDLVEFYKNDALVGNNKLHNIYKIRLFLFTKWWERWIN
- a CDS encoding glycosyltransferase family 9 protein — protein: MDKLILKHLKNYIKYVVVKTLEFPFYIRYKYFPKKSVDYQKGFKKIALICTKPMGFGDLIMDTPFIKTLKKHFPNAEIHLITDKDIFDKVDELDRIIVLKGGIFDLMKEFYKLKNERYDLGIIMNRGINQTFYLEILNPKYKLGYLGGWEILSNFKVKKKGLGFTKNEHYWNMALKIAESLGIGDLEEELITVDFSEDVKRNVEKILNNLKLDKNKKTVVINPFVLWKTRMWDRDNYVKLIEEIYKDFNIILYGGPDAVETVNYIKNKLKEKNIFVEDVAGKFNIKEAIYFLKFADLFITSDSGPMHFAFLMRTPTLALFGPVNPIYRLPKNFKKYGIYDYLWYNDYKPLKKFYNYEYEYVDKDVEGLKTIPVEDVKNKIYKFFEGGKFY